The genomic interval CCGTCGCTCTGGCTGTACCAGTAGCCTTCGTGGGTGACCGTGTTGTTGTAGTCGCCGCCGTCGCGGGCGCCGAACAGAGCCCTGGCCTCGAACGTGGCCCACCGCGCGCCGCGCGTGCGCAACGTCGCCCGGAAGATGTTCTCGGCTGTGTCGGCCTCCCGGTATTCGCGGGCCATCGACTCGTGTTCGATGCCCACCAGCAGGCTGGTCCGCGCCGGCAGCCGCCACGTGGCATCAACACCGGCGCTCCGGCGGGTCCACGCGTAGGGCAGGCTGACCCGCTTGTTCACGTACGACACCGTGCCAGTGAGGTTGCTGGTGTCGGACGTGACGTATTGCCAGTTGCTGGAGGGCGTGTCGTTGTTCAAGTCGTAGCTGCGGAAGAACGCCCGCAGGTTGAGCTTCGAAACGGGCGTGATGGTGTAGTCGGCCACGAAGTTCAGCGTGTTGATCGCCGCCTCGGCCGAGGCCCTGGGCAGCGTCTGCACGGCCAACTGATCGTTGTTGTAGCTGTAGGGCAGCAGCTTCTCGTTCTGCTCGAGCAAGCCGTAGGCGACCGTCGCGGTGAACCGGCTGTCTTTCGGCAGGTTGGTGCCGAACATCCCTGTGATGTTGTGGTAGCGATTGTCCGGGGACAGCGGCCGCACGCCGAACACCGACACGGAGCGATCCCAGACATCGTAAGTGGCGCCGGGCTGCCCGTTGGCGTAGACGTTCTGCCACTGCATCGTGTCGATCTGATTGGCGAAATCAGAGAACTGGTACTCGGCGCGTACCTGATAGTGACCGCCCAGGTGCTCGGCGGCGAGGGTGAACTCGTTGGTGTTGTAATCCACCGGCTCGGCCAGTTGGATGTTCAACGTGCGCGGCGGACGATCGCCGATAGGGCCATACGTTGGTCTTGAGCCGGACTTGTCGCGACGATCGTAGACCACGTCCAACGCGAGACTGTCGATCGCGGACCACCGCGCGGCGAAGCGCCCGGCATTGGTCTGCATGGCCAGCGGCGTGGCCGCCAGGAAGTTCGCCTGGTACGCCGCGATCAGGTCGTCACTGGCCAGCACGCCGGCGGTGTCGCCGGCTCCCGTCGCCAGTTTCTTGAAGGTGATGGGGACGGTGGCCGGCACGGTGAACACGCCAGGCGTCCTCTGGACGTACGGTGTGACCGCCTTGTTGCTGAAACTGTGCGGGGTCTCAACCCAGTCGGCCTTGAGGCGCCACCGGCCGAACGATCCCGCCTCGGCCCGGATCGTCTGGTCATCGCGGCTGACGTTGACGCCGCTCAGGTCGAAGTACCAGCCCGCCGCGCGATCGGCCATCGAAAAATTCATGGCCGGCACGAAGAAGTTGTTGCGCAGGTCCCGGTACTCGGTCAGCTTCGCCGAGTTCGTGGAGTTGTCGAGCCCCAGCACGCCGGAGGCGACGCTGCCGCTGACTTCCACTGAGGGCGCCGCCGCCTGGGGCGCGGGCGGCGGGGTCTGCCCGAAGGCCTCGACCGCACTGAGAATGACGCACAAGAGCATTAGCCTGATCATGACAGCCCCCTACCGTGTCAGCTTGGCGCCCGACGGGTGATTGGACCCGTGAACGCTGGTGTGGCAGTTCACACAGCCGCTGCCATACGGATTGCTGGTGCGGTTGTAGCGGGGCAGGTTGATGTGGCCGCCGTAGGAATGGCAACTGAGGCACAGGAACGAGTCCTTGGCATTGAGCAGGTTGCGGTTGTTGGAGCCGTGCGGCGTGTGGCACGTCGCGCAGTTCTCGCGCACGGGCGCGTGCTCCCACACATACGGGCCTCGCTTCTCGGTGTGACACACGAAGCAGGTGTCGTTGACGGTGGCCTTGGTCAGCAGGCTCGGGGTCGATCCGTGCACGTTGTGACAACTGGCGCAGTCCATGCGGCCTTCGCGGACGGGGTGGTGCGACATCTTGTTGATGTCGGTGCGGACCTCGGCGTGGCAGGTGTAGCAGGTGTCGGCCGCCTTCGCCGTCTTCAGCAACGCCCGCTCGCTCTTCGGCGTCATCACCGTGTGGCACGACTGACAGCTCACGTCGGCGTTGAGGTGCGCTCCCGCCTTGAATCCCATGCGGGCGCCGCCCTCATGGCACTGGGCGCAGACCAGCGACTGCGACCGTGCCTCGACGACCTTGAGTTCCGCTGTCGGATTCTCGATGTGCTTGCTGCGCGGACCATGGCAGCTTTCGCATTCACCGGTGCCGTCGGGCGACTTCGCGGCGAAGGCCTTGGCGTGTTTCGTCTTGCCGTAGGCATCGAGGTACTCCCCGTGACACGTGGCACAGGTCGCGGTGTCATTGACGAAAGTGGCGCCCGCGAACGCGGGGTTCAGCGCCACCCAGTCGAGCGGCTTCGGTGGTTTCGCAGAGGCAACGCTCCAGCCGAGCGACGCCACGAATGCGACTGCGGCGCCGACCATCCATCCCCAACGATGTCGTGACATGACGATGACTCCTGCCCTTGACGGTCTGGCCGGCGCTGGTCTGAAGCGCACGATCCGTATGAATCAAGTTCAGTCTAGGCATGTCAAGGGGCGGCGGAAACTGAAGAGATTCTGAATTCGCGTTCAGGAGTGCGATGTCGGCCAGGCCAGAACGACCCTGGCACCGCCGGCGTCGTTGTCGCCGATGGCCACGCGGCCCCCGTTTGCGGTCATCGCCCAGTGCACGATGGCCAGCCCCAGGCCCGCGCCACCGAGGCGGCGGGTGTGGCCGCCCTCGATCCGGTAGAACCGTTCCAGCACGCGCTGGCGCTGGTCTTCCGGAATGCCCGGCCCTTCGTCGTCCACGACCACCTGGTGCTCGCCCTCCGGGCTCGCGGACCGGATCCGGATCCGGCCACCTTCGCGGGTGTACTTGATCGCATTGTCGAGGACGTTGCAGAACGCCTGGCGGGCCATGACGTCGTCGGTGGTCACTCTCAGCGGCTGGCCGATGGTGACGTCGATCGCGATGTCACGGTCCTCGGCCAGCACCGCCAGCTGTGCGGTCACGTCGCGCACCAAGTCACCGAGATCCACGTCATCCGCCCGCGGGTGGACGCGCCCGCTCTCCCACCGGGACAAGGTGAGCAGCGTCTCGACGACATGCGACAGACGGTCGGCCTCTTCGAGCATGCTGCCGACGATCTCCTGATAA from Vicinamibacterales bacterium carries:
- a CDS encoding MtrB/PioB family outer membrane beta-barrel protein; protein product: MLLCVILSAVEAFGQTPPPAPQAAAPSVEVSGSVASGVLGLDNSTNSAKLTEYRDLRNNFFVPAMNFSMADRAAGWYFDLSGVNVSRDDQTIRAEAGSFGRWRLKADWVETPHSFSNKAVTPYVQRTPGVFTVPATVPITFKKLATGAGDTAGVLASDDLIAAYQANFLAATPLAMQTNAGRFAARWSAIDSLALDVVYDRRDKSGSRPTYGPIGDRPPRTLNIQLAEPVDYNTNEFTLAAEHLGGHYQVRAEYQFSDFANQIDTMQWQNVYANGQPGATYDVWDRSVSVFGVRPLSPDNRYHNITGMFGTNLPKDSRFTATVAYGLLEQNEKLLPYSYNNDQLAVQTLPRASAEAAINTLNFVADYTITPVSKLNLRAFFRSYDLNNDTPSSNWQYVTSDTSNLTGTVSYVNKRVSLPYAWTRRSAGVDATWRLPARTSLLVGIEHESMAREYREADTAENIFRATLRTRGARWATFEARALFGARDGGDYNNTVTHEGYWYSQSDGVDNNNPALTFDNHPDMRRYDVSDRFRQQFDLRANFTPRDLVALSAYVRYRNDDFASDVQPSQPLLGTGLADQNAATPGDQLGRLEDRRTRFGVDAFTEVKTGLSFNAFLNFDRGTALDRSIEFNENNKANPSAVATAELGPWTRASSQWTAERDDQTWSAGVGTTWQIVPEKATLIADYTASLAAIDIHYSGFGVTNFNGTPFPPNHQFAFSSPSTVSEDWHVVNLRLEIPVREVVVVTSYTYENYALDDWMQADATPWVESLGADTLLRDTSRSFQWGNRLFNLGTYLAPRYVAHIGFVGFRYRF
- a CDS encoding DmsE family decaheme c-type cytochrome yields the protein MSRHRWGWMVGAAVAFVASLGWSVASAKPPKPLDWVALNPAFAGATFVNDTATCATCHGEYLDAYGKTKHAKAFAAKSPDGTGECESCHGPRSKHIENPTAELKVVEARSQSLVCAQCHEGGARMGFKAGAHLNADVSCQSCHTVMTPKSERALLKTAKAADTCYTCHAEVRTDINKMSHHPVREGRMDCASCHNVHGSTPSLLTKATVNDTCFVCHTEKRGPYVWEHAPVRENCATCHTPHGSNNRNLLNAKDSFLCLSCHSYGGHINLPRYNRTSNPYGSGCVNCHTSVHGSNHPSGAKLTR